Genomic window (Thiosulfatimonas sediminis):
AGAAGCCTCTCTAAAGCAAGCGTTGATTAAAGATAAGCGAGTCGAAGGTTTGTACATTCTGGCGGCTTCGCAAACACGAGATAAAGATGCACTGACGTTAGAAGGTGTGGAGCGCGTTATTAATGATTTGAAAGCCGATGGTTTTGATTTTATTATTTGTGACTCACCGGCAGGGATTGAAAAAGGCGCGCAATTGGCTCTGTATTTTGCAGATGAAGCGATTGTTGTTACCAACCCAGAAGTCTCATCAGTGCGTGATTCCGATCGTATTCTAGGTATCTTGCAAGCGAAGTCTCGCAAAGCCGAAGAGGGTGGTTCTGTGGTAGAGCATTTGGTCTTGACGCGTTATAACCCAGCCCGTGTGAATGCCGGTGAGATGCTGTCTAAAGATGATGTTGTCGATCTTTTAAGCATTAAATTATTAGGGGTTGTTCCAGAGTCTCAGGATGTTTTGAACGCGTCTAACTCCGGTGAGCCGGTGGTGTTGGCCAAGCAGAGCGATGCCGCGCAAGCCTATATGGACATTGTTGAGCGTTTTCTTGGTGGCGAAGTGAATCACCGCTTCTTGGAAGAAGAGAAGAAAAGTTTATTTAAGAAAATATTCGGGAAATAATCGTTATGGCTTTATTAGATTATCTACTTGGACAGCGTAAAAACAAGTCCGCTAATACGGCGAAAGACCGATTGCAAATTTTGTTGGCGCACGAACGTGCGGAAAATAATGCCCCGGATTATTTGCCGAAGATGCGTGACGAAATTTTGCAGGTTATCGCAAAATATGTCGAAATCGATCAAGAGCAGTTAAAAATTAGCATTGATGAAGAGAATGGCTTTGAGATTCTGGAATTGAATTTGGTACTGCCAGACGAAAAAAAATAAGCGCTTAATCGCTAAGCAGCCCAGCATTGCTGGGCTTTTTTTTAGACAATTTGATAAGGAGTAAGTCATGTTAATGCTTGTCTCGCCCGCCAAATCGTTAGATGAAAGTACGCCAGTACAAACTTCCTGTGCCAGTGAGTTTGCCTTTGCTGACGAAGCGCAAACTTTGCTTTCGCAACTCAAAGCCCTTGGGCCGGTGGATATTGGTCAGTTAATGGGCATCAGTGAAAAGCTCAGCGAACTGAATTATCAGCGTTTTCAGGATTGGCATTATCCATTTGCGTCTAACGCTAAACAGGCGGCATGGTTATTTAAAGGCGATGTTTATCAGGGGTTGGATGCCTACAGTCTCGATCAAATCTCGATTGACTATTTGCAAACCCATTTGCGTATTCTTTCTGGGCTCTATGGATTGCTTAAACCGTGCGATATGATGTTGCCTTATCGGCTGGAGATGGGGACCAAATTTGTGAACTCACAAGGCAAGGATCTGTATGCTTTTTGGGGGCGTAAATTGAGTGAGGCGTTAAATGTCGATTTGGCCGCGCAAGGCAGTCAAACGCTGGTCAATTTGGCCTCGAATGAGTATTTTAAAGCGGTCGACAAGAAAGCGTTAAAGGCGCGCATTATCACGCCGATTTTCAAAGATTGGAAAGGCGAGCAATACAAAATAATTAGCTTTCACGCCAAAAAAGCGCGTGGCCTGATGGCGCGTTATGCCGCTGATCACAAGGTGGAAAGTGCTGAAGAGCTGAAACAGTTCGACTACCAAGGCTATGCCTTTGCGCCGCAACTGTCTTCAGATACCGATTGGGTCTTTACGCGTCGCCAAGACGGGTAAGCCTCAGCGGTTTCACGTGCAAATTTATTGTACGGTATCGCTGCTGGCAAACAGGCTGTTGATGGCGTCTTCATCGTAACGTAGGTGATAGTTACAGATTTCGTTATGAATCACCACTTCACCTTCGTCTGCCAAGATACTGCGTACTTCTGCTTCGCCCAAACCACGTAGCATGGCGTCGACGCGCTCTTTGTCTTGAGGACATTCATACTGCACGGCTTTGCCGCCAAACAGTTCAAGCGTTTCTTCATGGAACAGGCGGTGTAAGACTTCTTCACACGGTAAGTTCAGCAGTTCTTCGTCTTTCACAGTGTTGGCTAAATGGCTAATCCGCTCCCAAGCATCGGCATCTTGCTCGTCAGTATCGGGCATTTTCTGCAGTAATAAGCCGCCCAGCTGTGTCTCATTGGCAGAAAGCCAAATTTTAGATGGTAGTTGCTCGGATTGTTGGAAGAAAGTTTCGAAACACTCGGCGACTGTCGCGCCTTCACGCGGCACATAGCTTTGGAAGTGGTGCTGGGTTTGGGTATTTTCTAGGGTGACCAAAATTTGCCCATCACCAAGCAGTTCATCCATGCTTTCTTGCTCTTCAATCGCTTGTGAGGTTTTGGCAAGTCCGCGTAGTTTAAAATCGTGAGTGACTTCGACTACCAATAAGTTTACCGGCCCAGAACCTTGAATTTGCAAGGTAATTTTGCCTTGATGTTTTAAGCCGCTGGCTAAAATGACGCTGACGGCAGTTAATTCACCGAGCAGTTTGCTGATAACCGCTGGATAGTGGCGCTGCGCGGTCATCTTTTGCCAAGCGGTATTCAGTTGAATGAACTGGCCGCGAACACGGTGTTCTTTAAACAAAAAGCGTTGGATTAAATCTTGTGCCATCTTCAATTCCTAAAATTTATAGCGTGTTAAACTGAATGTCTTGTATGACTTCCATAATTAATTTGTACTGGAAGTGCTCTTTTCTGTCTTTTTCTACAAAATAATTTTGTACTGAACTACAATCGAATTAGCAAGGTAACTTTTATACAAAATTAAACTGTACTGGATTACATAATATGCCTGTCAGACGTATCCCGAAAAGCTATCGTAATGTCACCGGAATTTACGCTTCCAGCAAGTCAATTGATTCGGCTATGTTTGAATCCACTCTGGAGCGCGATTTTATCACACTTCTTGAATTCGATTCCCATGTGCTGGAGTTTGAAGTTCAGCCTGTAAAGATAGAGTGGACGGATCAAAACGGTAAGCGCCACCGCTATTTTCCTGACGTCATTTTTAAGCGTAAAACCGAATATGGAGTTGAAACCGTTTTGGTCGAAGTGAAGTATCGTTCCGACTTGAAGAAAGATTGGGATGAGCTAAAGCCAAAGCTGAAAGCGGGTTTGCACTATGCCAAGCAGCAAGATTGGAAGTTTAAGATTATGAGCGAAATCGAGATTCGTACAGTATTGCAGAAAAACGCGAAATTTCTTCAGCCATTTATTCGGCGCGGTGCGGATAGAGAAGGTGACATGGATCTGCTCGATAATAAACTCCGCGAACTGAAAAATTCAACGCCGGCTCAATTATTGAGTGAATTAGTGCAAAGTGATTGGGATAAGGCTGCCTTGTTACCGACTCTGTGGTATTTGATTGGCACTCGCCAAATAATATGCGATTTGGAGAACAGTCCGTTGAATATGAACACGCCGATTCATTGGAAAGCTTAGGGTTTGGATATGGGTGATAACGGTTTGCTTAAACTTGAAGTCGGCGAGAGCGTGGTTTATCAAAACGAACGCTATTTTATCCGCCAAGTGAATAGTTTAAATACGGTAATTCTCATTCATGCTGAAACAGGCGTTATTAAAGAGGTTTCCATCTCTGATGTTTCAGTATCTAAATTTGAAGAACCGAAAAAGACAGATGATTTGCAAAGAATTTCCGATAATTCTTGGAACCAAGCCATGGAAAGGTTTGATATTGTTCAGCCATTACTGGTTGCAGGAAGAACTCGTGAAATGGTGGAAGCTAGAGCCAAAGAATTCGGGATATCGACAAATACTCTATACGGCTGGATAAAACGTTTTCAAGAAACCGGTAAAGTGACTGATTTACTTAGAGAAGGTCGAACCGATAAAGGCGAACCTCGATTAGCGCCGGAGATTAAAGAAATTGTCGAAACGGCTATCCAAACTGAATACAAAACTCAGCAGAAAAAGTCGGTTGCTAAGGTTTGTCGTGAAGTTGAGAGGTTATGTCGCTTGAAAGATCTCAAGCCTCCGCACTGCAATACGATTAGAAATTGGATAACTAAGAAAAATCCTAAAGAGATGATGGCGGCTCGCGAAGGGCAGAAAAAAGCGGCCGAAAAATACTCTGCAATCAGAGGGAAATTTCCCGGAGCCGATTGGCCTTTAGCCTATGTTCAAGTGGATCATACGGAATTGGATATTCAGCTTTGCGATGATCATTGGCGTAAACCGGTTGGTCGACCATGGATTACCGTGGTTTTCGATGTCTTTTCCAGAATGGTTCTGGGATTTCGTGTCGGTTTTGATGCGCCTTCCGGATTGATTACCGGTTTGGCGATTTCTCATGCGATCTTACCTAAAGAGAATTGGCTCGCTAAATACAATATTAACGGTGATTGGCCTTGTTGGGGGATCCCCGATGGTTTGCATATGGACAATGCAACTGAATTTAGAGGGAAAATGATCCAGCGGGCTTGCGACCAATATGGCATTAATGTCGATTGGCGACCGGTAGCGCGCCCGAATTACGGAGCTCATATTGAGCGTTATTTGGGGACGCTTGGCGAAGAGTTAAAAGGTGTTTCGGGGGCTACGTTTTCGGGCGTAAAAGAGAAAGGCGATTACGATAGCGAGGGTAATGCCGTTCTTACCTTGTCCGACCTTGAAGAGTGGCTCACAGTCTATATTGTCGGGGTTTACCATAATCGCGTTCATTCTGCGCTAGGAATGTCTCCCTTATTTAAATACAAGGAAGGCTTGCTGGGTGATGATGAAAATCCAGGTAAAGGTCTGCCGCCTAAAATATTGGACGAGCGTAGATTACGATTAGATTTCCTGCCGTATTTTCAAAGAACGGTTCAGCGCACAGGGGTCGTGATTGATGAAGTGGTCTATTTTGCCGATGTATTGCGCGTCTGGGTTAACTCTGTCGATCCGGACAATCCAAGAGCTAAGCGTAAATTTATTGTCCGACGTGATCCTCGTGATATTAGCCATATTTGGTTTTACGACGAATTAACCGAAGAATATTACTCAATTCCTTATCGCAATACCGCTTATCCAGCAGTAAGTATTTGGGAACTAAAAGCCGCTCAAAAACGACTTAAAGAACAGAATCAAGGTAAACACGACGAGCATCAGTTATTTGAAATGTTGACTCGGTTACGGGAAATCGAAGAAACAGCGGCTATGAAAACAAAATCGGCAAGACGCTCTCAAGCTCGCAAGAAACATATTTCAATGCAGCCGATACAGCCTGATATAAAGAAACCGGTTGTGATTGAGGGAGAATATGAAAAGGTGAAAGAGGTCGTTAAACCTAAAAAAACGATTAGACCTTTTGATGACTTGGATGAAATGTTATGACTTTAGAGCATCTAACTTCCAAAACTCGTGAACTTCTGAACTTGTCTAATGAGGAACGAATGCAAGTGATCCGTTCCTCACGTTGGGTTGGCTATCCAAGAGCTAAACAGTTACTGGCAAAGATGGATGAGCTTTATCATTATCCGGTTTCCGATCGTATGCCGAATCTTCTGATTATCGGCGATACCAATAATGGGAAAACAATGTTGGTAAAGCGTTTTTGCAGTATGCATCCGCCGGAAGATAATCCGGAAGGTGAAAACGTGATCGTTCCAATTTTGTATATTGATTGCCCTCCGAAACCGGAGGAAGGTCGTTTGTACGATGAAATTCTCGGCAAGTTATACGAAAAATTTAAAGAACGCGATAGCGCCGGAAAGAAGCTTTCTCAAGTGGTTAAGGTCTGTCAAAGGATTGGGGTCAAAATGTTGGTGCTTGACGAAGTTCAGCATATTCTTGCCGGCAGTACCCATCAGCAACGATCTTTTCTTAATGTACTTAAAACACTCGGTAATAAGTTAAAAGTACCGATTGTTGCCCTTGGTATTCGAGAGGCCTTTAACGCGATTCAAACAGATCCTCAGCTAGCCAATCGTTTTGAATTAGCTCCGCTCCCGAGATGGCGTTTAGGTGATGAGGACTACGAAAGGTTGCTGGCAAGTTTCGAAGCTTTATTGCCGCTGAAGAAACCATCGTATCTGTATGAAGATGATATTGCCGGAAAATTGCATTCGATGACGGATGGCTATATTGGCGAGCTTGCGAAATTACTATCCAAGTCGGCCATAGAGGCAATTAAAAATGGCGATGAGCAAATTACGTTGAAATTGCTCAATAGTATGGATTGGGTTGCGCCGTCGGATAGAAGAGCGCAAATGGATAAGATTTTGGGTATCTGAAGATGTTTACGGGTAAGCTATGGCCGGTTCATCCCCATCCTTATCAGGATGAACTATTGTCGTCATGGCTTGTTCGAATCGCTCACGCTAACGGAGAGAAGGTTCAATCTTTTTGTCATCACGAATTCGGTCAGAAACACCAGATATGGAATCGCGACATTGACCGTTTGGCGCCTGATTGGTTGCTTACTAAGCTTTGCGAAAAAACGGCAACGCCGATTGAAAGAGTACGCCAAACAACGCTTAAACGATACGAAGGTATTTTGTTCGATCATACTGCGTTATCTGGTGTTGAAAAGTGGATTACTCCGCTAAGAATTTACCACCGTACTCGTAAATCTCACGGCTTACAGTTCTGTCCTGAATGTTTGAAAGAAGGTAATGAACCTTATTTTAGAACGCAATGGCGCATCGCATTTCACACGTTTTGCCCTAAGCATAATGTAATGATGCATGATCGGTGTCCATGCTGCGGTGAACCGGTTGTGTTTCAGCGGATTGAACTCGGCAAAGGCAATGAAGAAACTGCTTGTGATAAACCTTTATCTACCTGCTTCAATTGCGGGTTTGATTTGGCTGATTCAAAGCCTGAAAAAGCAATTTTTTGGAATAACGATACCTCAGCAAGATGGGGTCAGCTACTCTCAGGAATCCAAGAAAATAAGCTAACCAGATACCAGTCAGAACAATTGGCGGTTTTACATCAATTCGTTAAGTTACTGTGCTCAAAGGTTGTATCTGAAAAGTTATTTGATTTTATGGAATCAAAATTCAGGATGGTTTTGGAACGACCTAATTTCGGTTTAAGACACTTTGAAGCAAATGATATAATTCGCCGATTTGGAATCATCCAGTGTGCTTGGTGGCTATTATCGGAATGGCCTAATAACCTGAAAGGGGCGTGGCTCGATGGAGCTGTCCGTTATAACCATTTGCTAAAAGATTTTGATGGTATGCCTGATTGGTATTTGAGGGAAGTGGGAAATATGAATATTAATTATAAAAGACGTGAGATGTTGAAAACCCTTCTTATGAATACAAATACATCGGAAAAAAAATAAATGGCAGCTATTGATTTATTTGCAGGTGCAGGTGGTTTTAGTTTAGCTGCTTACCAGGCTGGTATAGATGTGTTGGCTGCGATAGAGCTGGATTCACAAGCCTCAAATACATACCGAGAAAACCTGATTGAACGATTAAATGTTAATACCAAGTTTATTGAAGGCGATATCTTAAAAGTAAATCCTGCTGATCTTCGGGAAGAATTAGCGTTGGAGCGAGGTGAAATTCAACTCATACTAGGTGGTCCGCCATGCCAAGGATTTTCTTCACATCGCATAAAGAATTCGGGTGTAAATGATCCTCGAAATCAACTGCTTTTAAGGTATTTCGATTTTGTAGAAGAGTTTCGACCTCAAGCATTTCTTGTAGAGAATGTTTCAGGTTTGTTTTGGGCGAGACATGCAGATTACTTAGAAAAATTTAAAAAACTGGCAAGTGATAATGGCTATAAAATCAAATTTTGTGATGTGATTAATGCCAAGGATTATGGCGTACCGCAAAATAGAAAAAGAGCATTTATCCTTGGGGTTAGGGAAGATGTGAATATTGAAGGTTTTGCATTTCCTCCTAAGAAAACTCATTTTTCTCCGAATTCTGTTGAAGTTGTTGATGGTGGTTTGCCAGCATGGAAAACAGTATCTACTGTTTTCGAACCAATTTCGGAGGAACTAAAAGAAAAATATATATCTGATTATTTTTTGCGAAAAACAAGCTTGAATGAACATCAAGCTAGAAACTTGCTTGATTCTTTGGAGTTTGGTTGCCCGATTGGAGAGGATGATCCATGCAATTTTCATATGGTTCCAACAACGGAGTCAGAAAATAAGTATCAAGCAACTCCTTTGAACGGGAGTAGAGAAGACGCCGGCGAAGAGTTTAGATTGCCGTGTCACTCTAACGGTTATGGAGGTCATAAAGATGTCTACGGGCGAATGTTTATCCATTTACCAGCAAATACAATTACTACTGGTTGCCACAATCCTTCAAAAGGTCGTTTTGTGCATCCTTGGAAAAATCATGGAATTACTCTCAGGCATGCAGCTCGTATTCAAACTTTTCCCGACGATTTTATTTTTACTGGTACGAGCACTTCGCAAGCGAAACAAGTTGGAAATGCCGTTCCTGTTGAGTTGGGTTTGGTACTCATTACCTCAATAATGAATGTATTGAATTGAAATTATTCTTTGTTTTTGGTTTGCTCTGATATTTAGCGTGCTTGATAAGCTCGACGTAAAACCTCAGATTCATTAATTCCGACTCTTGATAGCTGTGCAGCAAACTGATTCAGAACTTGTTGCGCTTTATCTGCTTTTAGTTCTCCTATCCATTGATATTCCATCTTATTAATATCTATAAATTTTTCATCTTGATTGGCTCTAATAGGTTTGTTGTTATCTGCTTGAGTTTGTGGAAAGATGATGCTTTTAAGCTTTGTTGGTGTATAAATAATTTTTAATTTGATAATCTCAGCTTCAGGTTGTTTAACAATTACATCATAGACATCTTTTTCTGAAGGCTTTAATGGCAGTAACTGGAACGCCGTTTCCTTTCCTTCTCCAGCTTTTACACGAGCGGTATCGCACCGAGGGGAAATGCATAAATAATACTGCTCATTGTGTTTGATTATTGATCCAAGATTGAGGGTTGGAGTTGGTGAAGAATAAAAAGTTCTTGTTGTAGTTAATAGACCAAATTGATCATTAGAATCAGTTGTTTCACATGGTAAAAGGTTTGTTAGATAAGATGGATTCGTTTTATCTATATGTACCTTCAGACATTTAGCTATTTTGAGTTTGAAGAGATTATTCGGCAAGCTAGGGATAACATGATCAATATATTTTTTCTTTAAATCAGCTTTTTTTGTTTCTATTAATTCTTCAACTTTACCGTCAGTTGTGAAGAGCAATTTTTTATCTTCAACTTTACTAATTCCCTCTATTTCTGGCTTTGTAAGACAGGGACTTAACGTAGATATTGCACTGTCGGAGTTGGTGTATGAAAAGTTACTAAAGAAAGTGTCTCTGTATAGTTGTAATTGTTTTGCTTCATCCAAATGATCCAATCTGTGTTGGGCCCAGTTTTTAATTGCCTCATCGGACAACTCAATTTTGGAATCATCTAAAATTGATTTTAATTCGTGAGCAAATAAGTCGATAAATTGCTCTTCAGCTTCTTCAGGGTTAGGGAGCATGATTCTATGAGCTAGATAACCACCATCAATTTCGTGTGAGAATTTTTGTAGTAATCGATGAGTATTTTCCCTGATACTAGTAATGGAATGTAACGTTAGATTAGGCGTGATTCCTTGTATCGTTTTCGCAAAATCATTAATCACTGAATTAACCAGTTCATCCTCTTTACGATGGATATGGCTAATTTCGGTGTTGTGTTCATTAGGTTTAGCGTAAAAGCAAAACTTAAGGTGGTTATAACTTAATTGGTGATCGTGTTCACCTTCAATTTTTCCCACTTCACTCGTTAAGTCATCAACCCAGGTTTTCGTTGAATGAATATGCTCATCAAGAAGCTTGTGTTCTCCGGAGTAGATAACGATAAATCTAAGAGCTTTTTGTTTATGACTTTCTTCATTTCCTACAATTGACTCGATAATACTTTTTACTCTTGCATCATTGTTTGCACCTTCCTTAGCCATTTTCCAGTCTAAGATTGTGATATCGGCTTTTCTTAAAGCTTTTTGAGTGCGTTTTTCGAAGTATTGGTCACTTTTCTCCGGTTTTAGCATCGAGCATAAAATACCTTCGTTGGCAAAAAGAGCTGAAATTTTTGGCGAGATTGTATGAGCTATCTCACTACTATCATCT
Coding sequences:
- the yaaA gene encoding peroxide stress protein YaaA — encoded protein: MLMLVSPAKSLDESTPVQTSCASEFAFADEAQTLLSQLKALGPVDIGQLMGISEKLSELNYQRFQDWHYPFASNAKQAAWLFKGDVYQGLDAYSLDQISIDYLQTHLRILSGLYGLLKPCDMMLPYRLEMGTKFVNSQGKDLYAFWGRKLSEALNVDLAAQGSQTLVNLASNEYFKAVDKKALKARIITPIFKDWKGEQYKIISFHAKKARGLMARYAADHKVESAEELKQFDYQGYAFAPQLSSDTDWVFTRRQDG
- a CDS encoding Mu transposase C-terminal domain-containing protein translates to MGDNGLLKLEVGESVVYQNERYFIRQVNSLNTVILIHAETGVIKEVSISDVSVSKFEEPKKTDDLQRISDNSWNQAMERFDIVQPLLVAGRTREMVEARAKEFGISTNTLYGWIKRFQETGKVTDLLREGRTDKGEPRLAPEIKEIVETAIQTEYKTQQKKSVAKVCREVERLCRLKDLKPPHCNTIRNWITKKNPKEMMAAREGQKKAAEKYSAIRGKFPGADWPLAYVQVDHTELDIQLCDDHWRKPVGRPWITVVFDVFSRMVLGFRVGFDAPSGLITGLAISHAILPKENWLAKYNINGDWPCWGIPDGLHMDNATEFRGKMIQRACDQYGINVDWRPVARPNYGAHIERYLGTLGEELKGVSGATFSGVKEKGDYDSEGNAVLTLSDLEEWLTVYIVGVYHNRVHSALGMSPLFKYKEGLLGDDENPGKGLPPKILDERRLRLDFLPYFQRTVQRTGVVIDEVVYFADVLRVWVNSVDPDNPRAKRKFIVRRDPRDISHIWFYDELTEEYYSIPYRNTAYPAVSIWELKAAQKRLKEQNQGKHDEHQLFEMLTRLREIEETAAMKTKSARRSQARKKHISMQPIQPDIKKPVVIEGEYEKVKEVVKPKKTIRPFDDLDEML
- the minD gene encoding septum site-determining protein MinD, giving the protein MSKVIVVTSGKGGVGKTTTSASISTALAQKGKKVAVIDFDVGLRNLDLIMGVERRVVYDFVNVVQGEASLKQALIKDKRVEGLYILAASQTRDKDALTLEGVERVINDLKADGFDFIICDSPAGIEKGAQLALYFADEAIVVTNPEVSSVRDSDRILGILQAKSRKAEEGGSVVEHLVLTRYNPARVNAGEMLSKDDVVDLLSIKLLGVVPESQDVLNASNSGEPVVLAKQSDAAQAYMDIVERFLGGEVNHRFLEEEKKSLFKKIFGK
- a CDS encoding TnsA endonuclease N-terminal domain-containing protein, whose protein sequence is MPVRRIPKSYRNVTGIYASSKSIDSAMFESTLERDFITLLEFDSHVLEFEVQPVKIEWTDQNGKRHRYFPDVIFKRKTEYGVETVLVEVKYRSDLKKDWDELKPKLKAGLHYAKQQDWKFKIMSEIEIRTVLQKNAKFLQPFIRRGADREGDMDLLDNKLRELKNSTPAQLLSELVQSDWDKAALLPTLWYLIGTRQIICDLENSPLNMNTPIHWKA
- a CDS encoding response regulator receiver domain, with the translated sequence MMMTPFETTSREIALNFLQTVLIIDDEIEESPHETKLAPPPQPEEIKAPIGRGLPASSQKAKINAQDKKPEESKDDSSEIAHTISPKISALFANEGILCSMLKPEKSDQYFEKRTQKALRKADITILDWKMAKEGANNDARVKSIIESIVGNEESHKQKALRFIVIYSGEHKLLDEHIHSTKTWVDDLTSEVGKIEGEHDHQLSYNHLKFCFYAKPNEHNTEISHIHRKEDELVNSVINDFAKTIQGITPNLTLHSITSIRENTHRLLQKFSHEIDGGYLAHRIMLPNPEEAEEQFIDLFAHELKSILDDSKIELSDEAIKNWAQHRLDHLDEAKQLQLYRDTFFSNFSYTNSDSAISTLSPCLTKPEIEGISKVEDKKLLFTTDGKVEELIETKKADLKKKYIDHVIPSLPNNLFKLKIAKCLKVHIDKTNPSYLTNLLPCETTDSNDQFGLLTTTRTFYSSPTPTLNLGSIIKHNEQYYLCISPRCDTARVKAGEGKETAFQLLPLKPSEKDVYDVIVKQPEAEIIKLKIIYTPTKLKSIIFPQTQADNNKPIRANQDEKFIDINKMEYQWIGELKADKAQQVLNQFAAQLSRVGINESEVLRRAYQAR
- a CDS encoding TniB family NTP-binding protein, whose amino-acid sequence is MTLEHLTSKTRELLNLSNEERMQVIRSSRWVGYPRAKQLLAKMDELYHYPVSDRMPNLLIIGDTNNGKTMLVKRFCSMHPPEDNPEGENVIVPILYIDCPPKPEEGRLYDEILGKLYEKFKERDSAGKKLSQVVKVCQRIGVKMLVLDEVQHILAGSTHQQRSFLNVLKTLGNKLKVPIVALGIREAFNAIQTDPQLANRFELAPLPRWRLGDEDYERLLASFEALLPLKKPSYLYEDDIAGKLHSMTDGYIGELAKLLSKSAIEAIKNGDEQITLKLLNSMDWVAPSDRRAQMDKILGI
- the minE gene encoding cell division topological specificity factor MinE → MALLDYLLGQRKNKSANTAKDRLQILLAHERAENNAPDYLPKMRDEILQVIAKYVEIDQEQLKISIDEENGFEILELNLVLPDEKK
- a CDS encoding DNA cytosine methyltransferase, producing the protein MAAIDLFAGAGGFSLAAYQAGIDVLAAIELDSQASNTYRENLIERLNVNTKFIEGDILKVNPADLREELALERGEIQLILGGPPCQGFSSHRIKNSGVNDPRNQLLLRYFDFVEEFRPQAFLVENVSGLFWARHADYLEKFKKLASDNGYKIKFCDVINAKDYGVPQNRKRAFILGVREDVNIEGFAFPPKKTHFSPNSVEVVDGGLPAWKTVSTVFEPISEELKEKYISDYFLRKTSLNEHQARNLLDSLEFGCPIGEDDPCNFHMVPTTESENKYQATPLNGSREDAGEEFRLPCHSNGYGGHKDVYGRMFIHLPANTITTGCHNPSKGRFVHPWKNHGITLRHAARIQTFPDDFIFTGTSTSQAKQVGNAVPVELGLVLITSIMNVLN
- a CDS encoding Hsp33 family molecular chaperone HslO, with translation MAQDLIQRFLFKEHRVRGQFIQLNTAWQKMTAQRHYPAVISKLLGELTAVSVILASGLKHQGKITLQIQGSGPVNLLVVEVTHDFKLRGLAKTSQAIEEQESMDELLGDGQILVTLENTQTQHHFQSYVPREGATVAECFETFFQQSEQLPSKIWLSANETQLGGLLLQKMPDTDEQDADAWERISHLANTVKDEELLNLPCEEVLHRLFHEETLELFGGKAVQYECPQDKERVDAMLRGLGEAEVRSILADEGEVVIHNEICNYHLRYDEDAINSLFASSDTVQ
- a CDS encoding TniQ family protein, with the protein product MFTGKLWPVHPHPYQDELLSSWLVRIAHANGEKVQSFCHHEFGQKHQIWNRDIDRLAPDWLLTKLCEKTATPIERVRQTTLKRYEGILFDHTALSGVEKWITPLRIYHRTRKSHGLQFCPECLKEGNEPYFRTQWRIAFHTFCPKHNVMMHDRCPCCGEPVVFQRIELGKGNEETACDKPLSTCFNCGFDLADSKPEKAIFWNNDTSARWGQLLSGIQENKLTRYQSEQLAVLHQFVKLLCSKVVSEKLFDFMESKFRMVLERPNFGLRHFEANDIIRRFGIIQCAWWLLSEWPNNLKGAWLDGAVRYNHLLKDFDGMPDWYLREVGNMNINYKRREMLKTLLMNTNTSEKK